The proteins below come from a single Lactobacillus johnsonii genomic window:
- a CDS encoding APC family permease produces MMEDAKEKEKKSVKQIYISILALTLMNVSIIAGIGNDVQQAFYGLSAVTYFAIGAICFFIPTALVAAELASGWSNRGGIFRWVGEGLGKGWALTCLLILWFQTMISFGMGKPSYAATIMFYTPMYDKAVQFAQHPQHEVLIMTGFIILYWILTFIATKGVKAFSNVAKYGVLIGTFIPLAIMIILAIVWLCQGHTPAIPMTPKGLIPKWNGMSTLALAAGVFFSYTGIDTNAAHIKQLKHPEKDFTKATFITIILVFLIFVVGTVIIAMVVPENQLNVIYSLNTVFRELGATIGMPWLYMVLVWAGLCNVLANVITNMAGPSFMLGQAGGSGFLPKWFQEKNKHHMPAHLMYTQIAGMTIIAYLVKLIPNVEGFVILLTQTITILYMFYYILMFITFLRLRYDQPNRPRPFKVPGGKVGAWIVAGIGLISSVFGIVLAIYPPAQVKSEVGSPVTYVVIICILVAVILAICFIMSKKHPEWVDPRNKFAPFTWEIEGLNKPGKVSSNVPTEIMSKDQNPMGMPIKRHYSPDEQVSSSVFKAAEDNKLTPPDADN; encoded by the coding sequence ATGATGGAAGATGCAAAGGAAAAAGAAAAAAAATCTGTCAAACAGATTTATATTTCTATCCTTGCATTAACACTTATGAACGTCTCCATTATCGCTGGTATTGGTAATGACGTTCAGCAAGCCTTCTACGGCTTGTCTGCTGTTACTTATTTTGCCATTGGTGCCATTTGCTTCTTCATTCCTACGGCTTTAGTAGCTGCTGAATTAGCATCTGGTTGGAGCAACCGTGGTGGTATCTTTCGATGGGTTGGTGAAGGCCTTGGTAAAGGCTGGGCTTTAACTTGTCTATTGATACTTTGGTTTCAAACCATGATTAGTTTTGGTATGGGGAAGCCAAGCTATGCTGCTACGATCATGTTCTATACACCAATGTATGATAAGGCTGTTCAATTTGCACAACACCCACAACACGAAGTGTTAATCATGACTGGATTCATAATTTTATATTGGATCCTAACATTTATTGCTACTAAAGGTGTTAAAGCTTTTAGTAATGTCGCAAAATATGGTGTTTTAATTGGTACTTTTATTCCCTTAGCTATCATGATTATTTTGGCTATCGTTTGGTTATGTCAGGGCCACACTCCTGCTATTCCAATGACTCCTAAAGGCTTAATTCCTAAGTGGAACGGAATGAGTACCTTAGCGTTAGCTGCTGGGGTCTTCTTCTCATATACCGGTATTGATACTAATGCCGCTCACATTAAGCAGTTGAAGCACCCTGAAAAAGACTTCACCAAAGCTACTTTTATTACTATTATTTTAGTTTTCTTGATATTCGTTGTTGGTACTGTGATTATTGCGATGGTCGTACCAGAAAACCAATTAAATGTTATCTATTCTTTGAACACTGTCTTCAGAGAATTAGGTGCTACGATCGGAATGCCTTGGTTATATATGGTTCTTGTTTGGGCTGGATTATGTAACGTTTTGGCTAATGTTATTACCAATATGGCTGGTCCATCATTCATGCTTGGACAAGCTGGTGGTAGTGGCTTCTTACCAAAATGGTTCCAGGAAAAGAACAAGCACCACATGCCTGCTCACTTAATGTACACACAAATTGCAGGTATGACAATTATTGCCTATCTAGTTAAATTAATTCCAAACGTCGAAGGCTTTGTTATTCTTTTAACTCAGACTATTACCATTCTTTACATGTTCTACTACATCTTAATGTTCATCACATTCTTGAGATTAAGATACGACCAACCTAACCGTCCACGTCCATTTAAAGTGCCTGGTGGTAAAGTTGGTGCTTGGATTGTAGCTGGTATCGGCTTAATTTCCAGTGTATTCGGCATTGTATTAGCCATTTACCCACCAGCACAAGTTAAGTCAGAAGTTGGTTCACCTGTAACTTATGTGGTAATTATCTGTATCCTCGTTGCAGTAATCTTGGCTATCTGCTTTATCATGTCAAAGAAGCACCCTGAATGGGTTGATCCACGCAACAAATTCGCTCCATTTACTTGGGAAATTGAGGGATTAAATAAACCAGGAAAAGTTTCTTCAAATGTCCCTACTGAAATTATGTCTAAGGATCAAAACCCAATGGGTATGCCAATTAAGCGTCACTACAGCCCAGATGAACAAGTTTCAAGTTCCGTCTTTAAGGCTGCTGAAGACAATAAGCTTACCCCACCGGATGCCGACAATTAG
- a CDS encoding C69 family dipeptidase, translating to MACTTVLVGKKANIAGSTIIARDCDAEVCNVPVKFVVVPAKSEKQTFHSYVTGLDIPLPENALRYQMAPFVDYKIHGQFGECGINSENVAMSATESLYGNPQVLGLDPLVSNGIGEDALLSIVLPFIHSARDGVQYLGKLIEKYGSHEGNGIAFSDKDEIWYMEIPTGHYWVAEKLDDDKAAVIANQVSLQDIDFDDSSRFMWAPGIREFVEENNLNPDPDEFNFRHIFGTSNSRDRCYNTPRVWFGQRYLGHIAFSPTSNDLDFSFKPNRKLKREDVGYVLSSHYNETIYDPLADNTPKDDRTKFRPISMARCAESHILEIRNKVPAGIAGIAWLNFAPTAFNPYVPFYANANGTAPEYENTTDAYDPNEAYWLSRTVAALIQPSYNEMKSLLSGLDGFLPTADQLTNHLIHQTDLEAEKLSGQKLIQYLTKANAANAQKVLDLTHKTVGNLVKRELTLSRLSFSINTDRLQS from the coding sequence ATGGCATGTACCACTGTTCTAGTTGGTAAAAAAGCCAATATTGCTGGTTCGACAATTATTGCACGAGATTGTGACGCTGAAGTATGTAACGTGCCAGTAAAGTTTGTAGTTGTTCCTGCTAAATCAGAAAAGCAAACTTTTCATTCATATGTAACAGGATTAGATATTCCTCTACCTGAAAATGCACTTCGTTACCAAATGGCTCCTTTTGTTGATTATAAAATTCACGGTCAATTCGGTGAATGTGGAATCAACAGTGAAAACGTTGCTATGAGTGCTACTGAAAGCTTATATGGGAATCCTCAAGTATTGGGATTAGATCCACTAGTAAGTAATGGAATTGGTGAAGATGCTCTATTAAGTATAGTATTGCCATTTATTCATTCTGCTCGCGATGGTGTTCAATACCTAGGAAAATTAATTGAAAAATATGGTTCTCATGAAGGAAATGGAATTGCTTTTAGTGACAAAGATGAAATTTGGTATATGGAAATTCCAACAGGTCACTATTGGGTTGCAGAAAAACTTGATGATGACAAAGCTGCTGTAATAGCCAACCAAGTTTCCTTACAAGATATCGACTTTGATGACAGTAGTCGCTTTATGTGGGCTCCTGGCATTAGAGAATTTGTAGAGGAAAATAATCTTAACCCTGATCCTGATGAATTTAACTTCCGCCATATTTTTGGTACATCTAATTCACGTGATCGTTGCTATAACACACCACGTGTTTGGTTTGGTCAACGCTATTTAGGACATATTGCTTTCTCACCTACCAGCAACGACCTAGATTTTAGTTTCAAGCCAAATCGTAAGTTAAAACGTGAAGATGTTGGTTATGTTCTTAGCTCTCACTATAATGAGACGATCTATGATCCATTAGCTGATAACACACCAAAAGATGATAGAACTAAATTCCGTCCAATTTCTATGGCAAGATGTGCTGAATCACACATTCTCGAAATCAGAAATAAAGTTCCAGCAGGCATTGCTGGTATTGCATGGCTTAATTTTGCTCCAACGGCCTTTAACCCTTATGTTCCATTTTATGCTAATGCCAATGGCACTGCTCCCGAATATGAGAACACTACTGATGCATATGATCCAAATGAAGCATATTGGCTCTCAAGAACTGTTGCTGCTTTAATTCAACCAAGTTATAACGAAATGAAATCTCTATTAAGTGGATTAGATGGATTTTTGCCTACTGCTGATCAGCTTACCAATCACTTAATTCATCAAACTGATTTAGAAGCTGAAAAATTAAGTGGACAAAAGCTAATTCAATATTTAACTAAGGCTAATGCAGCTAATGCACAAAAGGTTCTTGACCTTACTCATAAAACTGTTGGCAACTTAGTAAAGCGTGAATTAACTTTATCTCGTTTAAGTTTCTCCATTAATACTGATCGTTTACAAAGTTAA
- a CDS encoding C1 family peptidase: protein MVQIDNEDLKQVRSEFLDTPKYRNTQNAVMKNGIKKSITNQSEINSHPFVFSIDVDSNKVLNQKQSGRCWDFSGLNFIRYHIEKEHHIKDMELSPSYVYFYDKLEKGNYFYQNIINTADRPLSDRLVNWLLTTPQQDGGDWQLLVDLIEKYGIVPIEEMPEDAVSANSQELNRMYDRKLQKDALKLRDLANSDASDEKMKSVLRQMNAENYRVLAIALGTPPEKFTYEYRDENNEYHTTGQITPLEFFKKFVDINLGDYVELMNLPGEKYPYNTPFGVEISGNMVGGQPSRYFNVSMKDMEKTAIEQLKDDEPVWFGCDVLQEWAPQAGLLTEKVFDWDRSFGIKLGTDKTKRFEYRESLPTHAMLISGVDMRDDKPIRWKIQNSWGPKVGHKGYFIMGNDWMEQYTYETVVNKKYLTDEQLAAYEKEPVMLPYWNAMNPI, encoded by the coding sequence ATGGTACAAATTGATAATGAAGATTTAAAACAAGTTAGATCAGAATTTTTAGATACACCAAAGTATCGTAACACTCAAAATGCCGTAATGAAGAACGGTATCAAGAAATCAATTACAAATCAAAGTGAAATTAATTCTCACCCATTTGTATTCTCAATTGATGTTGATTCAAATAAAGTTTTAAACCAAAAACAATCTGGTCGTTGCTGGGACTTCTCAGGTTTAAACTTCATTCGTTACCACATTGAAAAAGAGCACCACATTAAGGACATGGAATTGTCACCTAGCTACGTTTACTTCTACGACAAGCTAGAAAAGGGTAACTACTTCTACCAAAACATTATTAACACAGCTGATCGTCCATTGTCTGACCGTCTAGTTAACTGGTTACTTACTACTCCACAACAAGATGGTGGTGATTGGCAATTACTAGTCGACTTAATCGAAAAGTACGGTATTGTTCCAATCGAAGAAATGCCAGAAGATGCAGTTAGTGCTAACTCTCAAGAATTAAACCGTATGTATGACAGAAAGTTACAAAAGGACGCTTTGAAGTTACGTGATTTAGCTAACAGTGATGCATCTGATGAAAAGATGAAGAGTGTACTTCGTCAAATGAACGCAGAAAACTACCGTGTATTAGCTATTGCTTTAGGTACTCCTCCAGAGAAATTCACTTATGAATACCGTGACGAAAACAATGAATACCACACCACTGGTCAAATTACTCCATTAGAGTTCTTCAAGAAGTTCGTTGACATTAACTTAGGTGACTATGTTGAGTTAATGAACTTACCAGGTGAAAAGTATCCATACAACACCCCATTCGGAGTTGAAATTTCTGGCAATATGGTTGGTGGACAACCAAGTCGTTACTTCAACGTTTCAATGAAGGATATGGAAAAGACTGCTATTGAACAATTGAAAGATGATGAACCTGTATGGTTTGGTTGTGACGTTCTTCAAGAATGGGCACCACAAGCTGGTCTTTTAACTGAAAAAGTCTTTGACTGGGATCGTTCATTTGGTATTAAGTTAGGTACTGACAAGACTAAGAGATTTGAATACCGTGAAAGTTTACCAACACATGCAATGCTTATCTCTGGTGTTGACATGCGTGATGACAAGCCAATTAGATGGAAGATTCAAAACTCTTGGGGTCCAAAAGTTGGTCACAAAGGTTACTTCATTATGGGCAATGACTGGATGGAACAATACACCTACGAAACTGTTGTCAATAAGAAGTACTTAACTGACGAACAACTTGCTGCTTATGAAAAAGAACCAGTAATGCTTCCATACTGGAACGCAATGAACCCAATTTAA
- a CDS encoding APC family permease: MEDNKTQQKKTYISVLALTMMNVSIVAGIANDVQQSFYGLASVTYFAIGAICFFIPTALVAAELASGWSNRGGIFRWVGEGLGKGWGLTCLLILWFQLILNFGMGMPSFTATIMFYTPNYDAAVKFAQAPQHELLIMTGWIILYWVLTYLATKGVKAFSNIAKYGVIIGSLIPLAVMVILAIVWVAQGHQPVIPMTPKGLIPKWNGMSTLALAAGVFFSYTGIDTNAAHIKQLKHPEKDFTKAMFISIILAFLIFVVGTVIIAMIIPEKQINVLYTLYSVFRILGSTIGMPWLYMVLVWALLFNTIAMVVTNMAGPSFMLGQVGGSGFLPHWFQKNNKHNMPAHLMYTQIAGMTVVAYLVKLIPNVEGFVILLTQTITVLYMFYYILMFTAFLRLRYDQPNRPRSFKVPGGKFGAWLVGGVGIISSVFGIVLAIYPPAQVKAEVGSPIVYVSVILALVAVVLIVCFVLYQLSKKHTDWVNPNNKFAPFTWEIEGLKKPGKALSNVPTTVMSKDQNPMGMPIKRPYKPNEQVSDDIVKADENNEISTDES, encoded by the coding sequence ATGGAAGACAATAAAACTCAACAGAAAAAGACCTATATATCTGTCCTTGCCCTAACGATGATGAATGTTTCCATAGTTGCTGGAATAGCAAATGATGTTCAGCAATCATTCTATGGACTTGCATCAGTAACGTACTTTGCTATCGGAGCTATTTGTTTCTTTATCCCAACTGCTTTAGTTGCAGCTGAATTAGCTTCTGGTTGGAGTAACCGCGGAGGAATTTTCCGCTGGGTTGGTGAAGGTTTAGGTAAAGGCTGGGGACTAACCTGTTTACTTATCCTATGGTTTCAATTGATTTTGAACTTTGGGATGGGGATGCCAAGTTTTACAGCAACAATCATGTTCTATACACCTAACTATGATGCAGCTGTTAAGTTTGCTCAAGCACCACAACATGAATTGTTGATTATGACAGGTTGGATCATTTTATACTGGGTCCTTACTTATTTAGCTACTAAAGGTGTTAAGGCTTTCTCCAACATCGCTAAATACGGTGTTATTATCGGAAGTCTAATTCCTTTAGCGGTTATGGTTATTTTAGCTATTGTGTGGGTAGCCCAAGGGCATCAACCTGTTATTCCGATGACACCTAAAGGATTGATTCCTAAGTGGAATGGTATGAGTACGTTAGCTCTAGCTGCTGGTGTATTCTTCTCATACACAGGTATTGATACTAATGCAGCTCATATTAAACAACTAAAACATCCTGAAAAAGATTTCACAAAAGCAATGTTTATTTCAATTATTCTTGCTTTCTTAATCTTTGTTGTTGGTACTGTAATCATTGCTATGATTATTCCTGAAAAACAAATTAATGTTTTATACACTCTCTACTCTGTATTCAGGATTTTAGGATCAACAATTGGGATGCCTTGGTTGTACATGGTTCTTGTTTGGGCTCTACTTTTCAACACAATTGCTATGGTTGTAACTAATATGGCAGGTCCATCATTTATGTTAGGTCAAGTCGGAGGAAGTGGTTTCTTGCCACATTGGTTCCAAAAGAACAATAAACACAATATGCCGGCACACTTAATGTATACGCAAATTGCAGGAATGACAGTTGTTGCTTACTTAGTAAAACTGATTCCAAATGTTGAAGGATTTGTTATCTTATTAACTCAAACAATCACTGTTTTATATATGTTTTACTACATTTTAATGTTTACTGCTTTCCTACGTTTACGTTATGACCAACCTAACCGCCCTCGTTCATTTAAAGTACCAGGTGGTAAGTTTGGGGCTTGGCTTGTTGGAGGAGTAGGTATAATTTCATCGGTTTTCGGAATTGTTCTTGCTATCTATCCACCAGCACAAGTTAAAGCAGAAGTTGGTTCACCAATAGTTTATGTTTCTGTTATTTTAGCCTTAGTTGCTGTTGTTTTGATAGTTTGTTTTGTTTTATATCAACTTTCAAAGAAACACACTGATTGGGTAAATCCAAATAACAAGTTTGCCCCATTTACTTGGGAAATTGAAGGACTTAAGAAACCTGGAAAGGCTTTATCAAACGTCCCAACAACTGTTATGTCTAAAGATCAAAACCCAATGGGTATGCCAATCAAGCGTCCTTATAAGCCAAACGAACAAGTATCCGACGACATTGTTAAAGCTGATGAAAACAACGAGATTTCAACTGATGAAAGTTAA